One Rhododendron vialii isolate Sample 1 chromosome 2a, ASM3025357v1 genomic region harbors:
- the LOC131316598 gene encoding uncharacterized protein LOC131316598, producing MSQDQKFQQRWEFRRVDEDCDSSSNDSKSISGGKPLLKNHKLVPDSFFPENDETTNPLSQQENQLNHGMATPFEFGKADKMDNGASSKKYAAKNKVKRGSARKSYGKKNKLSLHQPISLDDFKIFTTSVIEELKVARENMFASMRDEMEKLVAVEVASRPKRKKGSRVQKVGRGNSGKNRKDVESAMKTKNGDGGSLERSMKSDRTTDSNNCYEALEKQVNHDQVGTIASKEKEKEKEKVEKLRSSAKKPSYPSNLCEQVVSSPYLTLPTDVSKPQAENRKLDSSCNYAAKNGIGLERAKVLIDASTRRGYFSGIQQAEQFGCFSQTGSQNLSCFDQQCTQTSNMGNGFPVPLHQGLENGHHIPSQAKENMSGEHKILGLKMSGGAIRFSGGSHALSEKFVSSSIRSNMNYKTDGGVVAFGYRDIKDSNPYQH from the coding sequence ATGAGTCAGGACCAAAAGTTCCAACAACGGTGGGAGTTCAGAAGGGTAGATGAAGACTGCGATTCTTCAAGCAATGATtccaaatcaatttctggtgGCAAGCCACTTCTCAAGAATCACAAGTTGGTTCCAGATTCattttttcctgaaaatgaTGAGACTACCAATCCACTGTCTCAACAGGAGAATCAATTGAATCATGGCATGGCCACCccttttgaatttggaaaagctGACAAAATGGACAACGGCGCAAGCAGTAAAAAATATGCAGCTAAGAACAAGGTGAAGAGGGGTTCTGCGAGAAAGAGTTACGGGAAGAAGAATAAGCTCAGCTTGCATCAGCCTATTTCGCTGGACGATTTTAAGATCTTCACAACATCAGTGATTGAGGAGCTTAAAGTTGCTAGAGAGAACATGTTTGCAAGTATGAGAGATGAGATGGAAAAATTGGTGGCTGTTGAGGTAGCTTCAAgacccaaaaggaaaaaaggcaGTCGCGTGCAGAAAGTTGGACGAGGGAACTCAGGGAAGAATCGGAAGGACGTTGAATCAGCCATGAAAACTAAAAATGGCGATGGTGGATCCTTAGAGAGGTCTATGAAAAGTGACAGGACAACCGATTCGAATAACTGCTATGAAGCACTTGAAAAGCAAGTTAACCATGACCAAGTTGGAACCATTGCAtccaaggaaaaggaaaaggagaaggaaaaggTAGAAAAGTTGAGATCATCTGCTAAAAAACCAAGTTATCCGTCTAATCTTTGCGAGCAAGTAGTTTCTTCTCCATATTTGACATTACCCACTGATGTGTCCAAGCCACAAGCTGAAAACCGGAAGCTTGATTCTTCTTGTAATTATGCTGCTAAGAATGGGATTGGTCTAGAAAGAGCGAAGGTACTCATTGATGCAAGTACTCGTAGAGGATACTTCTCGGGCATCCAGCAAGCAGAACAGTTTGGATGTTTTTCTCAAACGGGTTCACAAAATTTGAGTTGCTTTGATCAACAATGTACTCAAACATCAAATATGGGAAATGGGTTTCCAGTTCCACTTCATCAAGGTTTAGAAAATGGTCATCACATTCCAAGCCAAGCTAAGGAGAATATGTCTGGTGAACATAAGATTTTGGGTTTGAAGATGAGCGGAGGAGCAATAAGATTCTCCGGGGGAAGTCATGCTTTGTCAGAGAAATTTGTTTCTAGCAGCATCCGTAGCAATATGAACTATAAAACTGATGGTGGAGTTGTGGCGTTTGGATACCGGGATATAAAAGATAGCAATCCATACCAACACTAG